In Alosa alosa isolate M-15738 ecotype Scorff River chromosome 19, AALO_Geno_1.1, whole genome shotgun sequence, a genomic segment contains:
- the LOC125283948 gene encoding toll-like receptor 13 isoform X1: MGLAKTVRVSMVPRMDVFQGGDRSYKRITMHITVHIWDTALLCFALYIVACVSRVSGFTYGVCELHDPEQCGGRTKFFCYKRSLEHVPPKFPHNVTDIDISHNKIKGIKSEDFQNLTHLETLNISYNSISYVEKGAFRDLISLTELGLSSNRLSIITKEFFQGLTNLKVLLLDKNNISTTENSSFSVFHHLECVKLSENKLTDMKLMQPIFRIQTLNEIHIASNNISNFQSINVSNSSLRLQILNLAHNPLNIFRISEDIFPYLQAINLSYCFSNRNSEWEVLNTSFFRNVKRLEMAGVNVSLERFKVILQTFNNSLVALTLSAVPLAKSLISYTCHIPTLTTLTLRNNNISSLKGTGLERCCQIRTLDLGHNRLADLENVLASLTNLTFLQLGYNKFSYIPSMIQNLSMLENLDLVFNQIEKLGCSTFKNLNNLKTLRLYRNRIKVVKDCVFQDLINLKKLYLGSNYISFLDRAFQNGPAKLEYLKLSSNSLASLKTNDFRGLKSLRTLILYDNKINSIDDGTFDKLISLKVLNLHFNKITDESLRPTVFSELSNLLELTLQNNHILKAEYFQTPPFYNLTSLKVLSVLSQRHHNNQSFLPYNFLQNLRHLHTFWAQNAGLKYLHDDVFKDNTQLAELALSGNDLTTLSLNVFLPLRKLYKLHLKETRLKTLDFLVQANLQDLYYLQISNNQISSINETIIMSLPGLRLLDMQGNTFTCDCSNAQFIKWLEKSNFTQVLAANTYECNSPPNFKETQLLNLDVSSCSENNELYYYISSTCLVLLTLIISLTYNFLHWQIVYGYYLFLAFLYDNKKKGSHKPLGFQYDAFVSYNKHDELWVTSELLPKLEGEQGWRLCLHHRDFQPGKPIVDNIVDGIYSSRKTICILSQHYLESEWCSREVQVASFRLFDEKKDVLILLFLEDIPVYRLSPYYRMRGLVKKRTYLSWPKAGQDTRVFWEKLRVALGARRGSEEENSLSDVQNVL, encoded by the coding sequence CTGTGCACATATGGGACACTGCTCTTCTCTGTTTTGCTCTCTACATTGTGGCTTGTGTTAGTCGTGTATCTGGATTCACATATGGGGTCTGTGAATTACATGACCCTGAGCAGTGTGGAGGACGTACCAAATTTTTCTGCTACAAAAGAAGTCTTGAGCATGTGCCACCAAAATTCCCACATAACGTAACTGATATAGACATTTCtcacaataaaataaaagggATAAAGAGTGAGGACTTCCAAAATCTTACACATTTAGAAACCTTAAACATCTCCTACAACTCAATCTCTTATGTGGAGAAAGGAGCTTTCAGAGACTTGATTTCCTTAACAGAATTGGGCCTAAGCAGTAACCGTTTGAGCATAATCACAAAAGAATTCTTCCAAGGCCTGACCAATCTAAAAGTGCTCCTCCTTGACAAGAACAACATTTCGACCACTGAAAATTCATCATTTTCTGTCTTCCACCACTTAGAATGTGTGAAACTTTCTGAGAATAAGCTAACAGACATGAAACTAATGCAACCCATTTTCAGAATACAAACATTGAATGAAATACATATTGCCTCCAACAACATCTCAAATTTTCAGTCGATTAATGTTTCAAATTCATCCCTCAGACTTCAAATACTGAATTTAGCTCACAATCCTCTAAACATTTTTAGGATTAGTGAAGATATTTTCCCCTATCTCCAGGCAATCAATCTGTCATACTGTTTTTCAAATAGAAATTCAGAATGGGAAGTGCTGAATACAAGTTTCTTCAGGAATGTAAAGAGGCTTGAAATGGCTGGTGTTAATGTCTCATTAGAGCGATTCAAGGTGATACTGCAAACATTTAATAACTCACTGGTCGCATTAACATTGAGCGCTGTACCTCTTGCAAAATCCCTTATAAGTTATACTTGTCATATTCCAACACTTACAACGCTTACTTTGAGAAATAACAACATCAGTAGCTTAAAAGGCACAGGGCTGGAGAGATGCTGTCAAATTAGGACACTGGATCTGGGCCATAATAGACTTGCTGATCTGGAAAATGTTTTGGCATCACTGACAAATCTTACTTTTTTACAACTGGGTTATAATAAATTTTCATACATTCCAAGTATGATACAAAATCTATCCATGTTGGAAAACTTAGATTTAGTATTCAATCAAATTGAAAAGTTAGGTTGTTCTACCTTTAAAAATCTTAACAATCTCAAAACTCTCCGCTTGTATAGAAATAGAATTAAAGTTGTGAAAGACTGTGTTTTCCAAGACCTgataaatctaaaaaaactgTACTTAGGATCAAACTATATCAGTTTTTTAGACAGAGCCTTCCAAAATGGTCCTGCTAAATTGGAATATCTAAAACTAAGCTCAAACTCATTAGCTTCCCTTAAAACTAATGACTTCAGAGGTTTAAAATCACTCAGGACTTTGATTTTATATGACAATAAAATTAATTCAATTGATGACGGGACTTTTGATAAATTAATTAGCTTGAAAGTACTGAACTTGCATTTTAACAAGATAACAGATGAATCACTCAGACCAACTGTATTTTCAGAACTTTCTAATCTTTTAGAACTGACTTTACAGAATAATCACATATTAAAAGCTGAATACTTTCAAACACCTCCTTTTTATAATTTAACGTCTCTTAAAGTGCTTTCAGTTTTATCTCAGCGTCATCATAACAATCAGTCTTTTTTGCCCTATAATTTCCTACAAAATTTGAGACATTTACACACTTTTTGGGCCCAGAATGCTGGACTTAAATATTTGCACGACGATGTGTTCAAAGATAACACCCAGCTCGCAGAACTAGCCCTGAGTGGAAATGAcctcacaactctctctctgaatgtaTTCCTGCCCCTGCGAAAACTCTATAAGCTCCATTTAAAAGAAACTCGTCTAAAAACCTTAGATTTTCTTGTGCAAGCAAACCTTCAAGATCTCTATTATTTGCAGATTAGCAATAACCAAATTTCATCAATCAATGAAACAATTATCATGTCCCTTCCTGGGTTAAGGCTACTCGATATGCAAGGAAACACCTTCACCTGTGACTGTAGCAATGCTCAGTTCATCAAATGGTTGGAGAAAAGTAATTTCACACAAGTACTTGCCGCTAATACATACGAATGTAACAGTCCTCCCAATTTCAAAGAAACACAACTTTTAAATTTAGATGTATCTTCTTGTTCAGAAAACAATGAGCTTTATTATTACATATCCAGCACTTGTCTTGTGCTCCTGACCTTGATCATCTCTCTCACCTATAACTTCCTACACTGGCAAATAGTTTATGGCTATTATCTCTTCTTGGCATTTCTCTATGACAATAAGAAGAAGGGGTCTCACAAGCCATTAGGTTTCCAGTATGATGCTTTTGTTTCCTACAACAAGCATGATGAACTCTGGGTCACCAGTGAGTTGCTCCCCAAACTAGAGGGAGAACAGGGATGGAGATTATGTCTGCACCACCGGGACTTCCAACCAGGGAAACCCATTGTGGACAACATCGTGGATGGCATCTACAGCAGCCGCAAGACTATCTGCATCCTCAGCCAGCACTACCTGGAGAGTGAGTGGTGTTCCAGGGAAGTGCAGGTGGCCAGCTTCCGTCTGTTCGATGAGAAAAAGGACGTTCTGATCCTGTTGTTCCTGGAGGACATTCCAGTCTATCGGCTGTCCCCGTACTACAGGATGAGGGGCCTGGTGAAGAAGCGCACGTACCTCAGCTGGCCCAAAGCGGGACAGGACACACGGGTCTTCTGGGAGAAACTAAGAGTTGCCCTTGGTGCCAGAAGGGGTTCTGAGGAGGAGAATTCCCTCAGTGATGTGCAGAATGTCCTTTGA
- the LOC125283948 gene encoding toll-like receptor 13 isoform X2, with amino-acid sequence MGLAKTVRVSMVPRMDVFQGGDRSYKRITMHITVHIWDTALLCFALYIVACVSRVSGFTYGVCELHDPEQCGGRTKFFCYKRSLEHVPPKFPHNVTDIDISHNKIKGIKSEDFQNLTHLETLNISYNSISYVEKGAFRDLISLTELGLSSNRLSIITKEFFQGLTNLKVLLLDKNNISTTENSSFSVFHHLECVKLSENKIKVVKDCVFQDLINLKKLYLGSNYISFLDRAFQNGPAKLEYLKLSSNSLASLKTNDFRGLKSLRTLILYDNKINSIDDGTFDKLISLKVLNLHFNKITDESLRPTVFSELSNLLELTLQNNHILKAEYFQTPPFYNLTSLKVLSVLSQRHHNNQSFLPYNFLQNLRHLHTFWAQNAGLKYLHDDVFKDNTQLAELALSGNDLTTLSLNVFLPLRKLYKLHLKETRLKTLDFLVQANLQDLYYLQISNNQISSINETIIMSLPGLRLLDMQGNTFTCDCSNAQFIKWLEKSNFTQVLAANTYECNSPPNFKETQLLNLDVSSCSENNELYYYISSTCLVLLTLIISLTYNFLHWQIVYGYYLFLAFLYDNKKKGSHKPLGFQYDAFVSYNKHDELWVTSELLPKLEGEQGWRLCLHHRDFQPGKPIVDNIVDGIYSSRKTICILSQHYLESEWCSREVQVASFRLFDEKKDVLILLFLEDIPVYRLSPYYRMRGLVKKRTYLSWPKAGQDTRVFWEKLRVALGARRGSEEENSLSDVQNVL; translated from the exons CTGTGCACATATGGGACACTGCTCTTCTCTGTTTTGCTCTCTACATTGTGGCTTGTGTTAGTCGTGTATCTGGATTCACATATGGGGTCTGTGAATTACATGACCCTGAGCAGTGTGGAGGACGTACCAAATTTTTCTGCTACAAAAGAAGTCTTGAGCATGTGCCACCAAAATTCCCACATAACGTAACTGATATAGACATTTCtcacaataaaataaaagggATAAAGAGTGAGGACTTCCAAAATCTTACACATTTAGAAACCTTAAACATCTCCTACAACTCAATCTCTTATGTGGAGAAAGGAGCTTTCAGAGACTTGATTTCCTTAACAGAATTGGGCCTAAGCAGTAACCGTTTGAGCATAATCACAAAAGAATTCTTCCAAGGCCTGACCAATCTAAAAGTGCTCCTCCTTGACAAGAACAACATTTCGACCACTGAAAATTCATCATTTTCTGTCTTCCACCACTTAGAATGTGTGAAACTTTCTGAGAATAA AATTAAAGTTGTGAAAGACTGTGTTTTCCAAGACCTgataaatctaaaaaaactgTACTTAGGATCAAACTATATCAGTTTTTTAGACAGAGCCTTCCAAAATGGTCCTGCTAAATTGGAATATCTAAAACTAAGCTCAAACTCATTAGCTTCCCTTAAAACTAATGACTTCAGAGGTTTAAAATCACTCAGGACTTTGATTTTATATGACAATAAAATTAATTCAATTGATGACGGGACTTTTGATAAATTAATTAGCTTGAAAGTACTGAACTTGCATTTTAACAAGATAACAGATGAATCACTCAGACCAACTGTATTTTCAGAACTTTCTAATCTTTTAGAACTGACTTTACAGAATAATCACATATTAAAAGCTGAATACTTTCAAACACCTCCTTTTTATAATTTAACGTCTCTTAAAGTGCTTTCAGTTTTATCTCAGCGTCATCATAACAATCAGTCTTTTTTGCCCTATAATTTCCTACAAAATTTGAGACATTTACACACTTTTTGGGCCCAGAATGCTGGACTTAAATATTTGCACGACGATGTGTTCAAAGATAACACCCAGCTCGCAGAACTAGCCCTGAGTGGAAATGAcctcacaactctctctctgaatgtaTTCCTGCCCCTGCGAAAACTCTATAAGCTCCATTTAAAAGAAACTCGTCTAAAAACCTTAGATTTTCTTGTGCAAGCAAACCTTCAAGATCTCTATTATTTGCAGATTAGCAATAACCAAATTTCATCAATCAATGAAACAATTATCATGTCCCTTCCTGGGTTAAGGCTACTCGATATGCAAGGAAACACCTTCACCTGTGACTGTAGCAATGCTCAGTTCATCAAATGGTTGGAGAAAAGTAATTTCACACAAGTACTTGCCGCTAATACATACGAATGTAACAGTCCTCCCAATTTCAAAGAAACACAACTTTTAAATTTAGATGTATCTTCTTGTTCAGAAAACAATGAGCTTTATTATTACATATCCAGCACTTGTCTTGTGCTCCTGACCTTGATCATCTCTCTCACCTATAACTTCCTACACTGGCAAATAGTTTATGGCTATTATCTCTTCTTGGCATTTCTCTATGACAATAAGAAGAAGGGGTCTCACAAGCCATTAGGTTTCCAGTATGATGCTTTTGTTTCCTACAACAAGCATGATGAACTCTGGGTCACCAGTGAGTTGCTCCCCAAACTAGAGGGAGAACAGGGATGGAGATTATGTCTGCACCACCGGGACTTCCAACCAGGGAAACCCATTGTGGACAACATCGTGGATGGCATCTACAGCAGCCGCAAGACTATCTGCATCCTCAGCCAGCACTACCTGGAGAGTGAGTGGTGTTCCAGGGAAGTGCAGGTGGCCAGCTTCCGTCTGTTCGATGAGAAAAAGGACGTTCTGATCCTGTTGTTCCTGGAGGACATTCCAGTCTATCGGCTGTCCCCGTACTACAGGATGAGGGGCCTGGTGAAGAAGCGCACGTACCTCAGCTGGCCCAAAGCGGGACAGGACACACGGGTCTTCTGGGAGAAACTAAGAGTTGCCCTTGGTGCCAGAAGGGGTTCTGAGGAGGAGAATTCCCTCAGTGATGTGCAGAATGTCCTTTGA